In a genomic window of Spiroplasma melliferum:
- a CDS encoding ABC-type spermidine/putrescine transport system permease protein: MENKSKPPKKGKGWFKKQGSKVKSISQHFAAWCRTKYLNISYHAKQNKWFKRGFNPILWPYLIIMILLIVVPLLIILLYSFIQPTGNSLVFEINFKNFVTFFSEQKFVIALFLALGYSLIAALIAIVIAYPVAYVMAFCKSKLLSKNIWILVTLPIWINMLLKIIGLQTLFNIIAPSLLGTPISVVIGMVYAFLPFVILPIYNSLDKIDTSLIEASKDLGANGFKTFWKVIFRQSIPGIIAGGTLLLVQAATSLIIVKFMGNGRINLIVDVIEAYFFKGENFGIGAAISVVLALIVFLIIVLSNALSKYFETRKGRRNEKVF; this comes from the coding sequence ATGGAAAACAAAAGTAAACCACCAAAAAAGGGTAAAGGATGATTTAAAAAACAAGGTAGTAAGGTTAAATCAATTAGTCAACATTTTGCTGCTTGATGTCGAACAAAATATTTAAACATTTCTTATCATGCGAAACAAAACAAATGGTTTAAAAGAGGATTTAATCCAATTTTATGGCCATATCTTATCATTATGATTTTGTTAATTGTTGTACCATTATTAATTATTTTATTATATTCATTTATTCAACCAACGGGAAATAGTTTAGTTTTTGAAATTAATTTTAAAAATTTTGTAACTTTTTTTTCAGAGCAAAAATTTGTGATTGCACTTTTCTTAGCTTTAGGATATTCATTAATTGCGGCCTTAATTGCAATTGTGATTGCGTATCCAGTTGCTTATGTGATGGCGTTTTGTAAATCAAAACTATTGTCAAAAAATATTTGAATTTTAGTAACCTTACCAATTTGAATTAATATGTTACTAAAAATTATTGGATTACAAACACTGTTTAATATTATTGCTCCAAGTTTACTTGGAACACCAATTTCGGTTGTTATCGGAATGGTTTATGCATTTTTACCATTTGTAATTTTACCAATTTATAATAGTTTAGATAAAATTGATACATCATTAATTGAAGCTTCAAAAGATTTGGGAGCAAACGGTTTTAAAACATTTTGAAAAGTTATTTTTCGTCAATCAATCCCAGGAATTATTGCAGGTGGAACATTATTATTAGTTCAAGCAGCAACTTCTTTAATTATTGTTAAATTTATGGGGAATGGTCGAATTAATTTAATTGTTGATGTGATTGAAGCATATTTCTTTAAAGGAGAAAACTTTGGAATTGGCGCAGCAATATCAGTTGTCTTAGCCCTTATTGTTTTTTTAATTATTGTGTTATCAAATGCATTATCAAAATATTTTGAAACAAGAAAGGGGCGTCGCAATGAAAAAGTTTTTTAA
- a CDS encoding spermidine/putrescine ABC transporter permease produces the protein MKKFFKSSYMALIMLFIYIPIMILILFSFNSGESMSIFNGFSDRWYKQLANEQPFLQSIIVSVFTAIIATVVSVIIGTLAAIGLSRARRVTQKMTLSITNIPLINADIITAVSLMMLFIALGANFGMLTLVLAHISFDVPYVIITVLPRLRKVDPKLIEASLDLGAKPSQTLRKIILPILKPAIIAAAAIAFAMSFDDFIISYFTGGDDVNVATFIYTMKRIKPFINAFGTICIAIIGVVIIGWNGWNVYKINYNKFRREMLKGTYKDKDIMRYEKKLALLYHQLNNKKINNEKQKEQLRWKIVRLEKKYDKSVLWIKNKKQTFIERQETKENINKISRKKFRWLAKSWKPLSLATISVGSIVLLTAVYIKNNIYDLAVANWGEYITSDLIRDFEKKYNVKIKYSVYDSNETLYNKLYTTHYDVMVPSDYMVNKLAQEGRLEEIDYQKLNDVDKNFNIIKPNPNYHGQDVTERTMGNEYFNDLNVDIATVQKTNPEFYQNCIVPSTLDPTTSKCFDKNYAASLVNGLLNVLNKNKLKKVILQSGESEVTQKTIVNYSLPYFWGEVSLVINPTESNLNFLNDIFAKANQNLPTTAQGKFGYQREKWASSANRDQIKLNDVKNNNVISNGISWDILWQAAAANKRVLINNDPRNLFMLTSEKNYFKPVPTTQMEVDHGYNELATLLKHNNVALMNDELINAVGDGHFDFAFMYNGDAIYADTLFAKSHQKASGTKLIITRPRATKAWTPETIEGTNIWSDNMVLSKNARNRDLAYKFMNFIIQNSSALTEEANYTSPYQQVMDYENNYNYYSNGHDPESGAMVNYQRDYVPVAKLNKKGMYVAQPEMADGPFEITDLDSYVLNKYNILIAGKN, from the coding sequence ATGAAAAAGTTTTTTAAATCATCTTATATGGCATTAATTATGTTATTCATTTATATTCCGATTATGATTTTAATTTTATTTTCATTTAATAGTGGTGAAAGTATGAGCATTTTTAATGGTTTTTCCGATCGTTGGTATAAACAACTTGCTAATGAACAACCTTTTTTACAAAGTATTATTGTTTCAGTCTTTACAGCGATAATTGCAACTGTTGTTTCAGTTATTATTGGAACTTTAGCTGCAATTGGATTAAGTCGAGCACGCCGAGTTACACAAAAAATGACATTATCAATTACTAATATTCCGTTAATTAATGCTGATATTATTACGGCTGTTTCGTTAATGATGTTATTTATTGCCTTAGGAGCAAACTTTGGAATGTTAACATTAGTTTTAGCACATATTTCATTTGATGTACCATATGTAATTATTACAGTATTACCACGCTTACGGAAAGTTGATCCAAAATTAATTGAGGCTTCATTAGATTTAGGTGCAAAACCATCTCAAACTTTACGAAAAATTATTTTACCAATTTTAAAACCAGCAATTATTGCAGCTGCAGCAATTGCCTTTGCAATGAGTTTTGATGACTTTATTATTTCCTATTTTACTGGTGGTGATGATGTCAATGTTGCAACTTTTATTTATACAATGAAACGAATTAAGCCTTTTATTAATGCTTTTGGAACAATTTGTATTGCAATTATTGGAGTTGTTATTATTGGATGAAATGGGTGAAATGTTTATAAAATTAATTATAATAAATTTCGTCGAGAAATGCTAAAAGGAACTTATAAAGATAAAGATATTATGCGTTATGAAAAAAAATTAGCTTTACTTTATCATCAATTAAATAATAAAAAAATTAATAATGAAAAACAAAAAGAACAATTACGTTGAAAAATTGTTAGACTAGAAAAAAAATACGATAAAAGTGTTTTATGAATTAAGAATAAAAAACAAACTTTTATTGAGCGGCAAGAAACTAAAGAAAATATTAACAAAATATCACGGAAAAAATTCCGTTGATTGGCAAAAAGTTGAAAGCCATTGTCACTAGCAACAATTTCAGTTGGTTCAATTGTGTTACTAACAGCAGTTTATATTAAAAATAATATTTATGATTTAGCAGTGGCAAATTGAGGTGAATATATTACTTCCGATTTAATCCGTGATTTTGAAAAAAAATATAATGTAAAAATTAAATATAGTGTTTATGATAGTAATGAAACATTATATAACAAATTATATACGACACATTATGATGTAATGGTTCCAAGTGATTATATGGTGAATAAGTTAGCACAAGAAGGCCGCTTAGAAGAAATTGATTATCAAAAATTAAATGATGTTGATAAGAATTTTAACATTATTAAACCTAACCCAAATTATCATGGACAAGATGTTACAGAACGAACAATGGGAAATGAATATTTTAATGATTTAAATGTTGATATAGCAACAGTACAAAAAACAAATCCAGAATTTTATCAAAATTGTATTGTTCCTTCTACTTTGGATCCAACAACATCAAAATGTTTTGATAAAAATTATGCGGCATCATTAGTTAATGGATTATTAAATGTTTTAAATAAAAATAAATTGAAAAAAGTTATTCTTCAAAGTGGAGAGAGTGAAGTTACTCAAAAAACAATTGTCAATTATAGTTTACCTTATTTTTGAGGGGAAGTATCACTGGTGATTAATCCAACAGAAAGTAACTTAAATTTTTTAAATGATATCTTTGCTAAAGCAAATCAAAATTTACCAACAACAGCTCAAGGTAAATTTGGTTATCAACGTGAAAAGTGAGCATCTAGTGCAAATCGTGACCAAATTAAACTTAATGATGTTAAAAATAATAATGTTATATCAAACGGAATTTCATGAGATATTTTATGACAAGCAGCAGCAGCAAATAAACGAGTTTTAATTAATAATGATCCACGAAATTTATTTATGTTAACTAGTGAAAAGAATTATTTCAAACCAGTGCCAACAACGCAAATGGAGGTTGATCATGGTTACAACGAATTAGCAACATTATTAAAACATAATAATGTTGCCTTAATGAATGATGAGTTAATAAACGCCGTTGGTGATGGACATTTTGATTTTGCTTTTATGTATAATGGCGATGCAATTTATGCTGATACATTATTTGCTAAAAGTCATCAAAAAGCTAGTGGAACAAAATTAATTATTACCCGCCCACGAGCAACAAAGGCGTGAACACCAGAAACAATTGAAGGAACTAACATTTGAAGTGATAACATGGTTTTATCAAAAAATGCTAGAAATCGAGACTTAGCTTATAAATTTATGAATTTTATTATTCAAAATTCATCCGCATTAACAGAAGAAGCAAATTATACTTCACCGTATCAACAAGTAATGGACTATGAAAATAATTATAATTATTATAGTAATGGTCATGATCCAGAATCTGGTGCAATGGTTAATTATCAGCGTGATTATGTTCCTGTGGCAAAACTTAATAAGAAGGGAATGTATGTTGCTCAACCAGAAATGGCAGATGGTCCATTTGAGATAACTGATTTAGATAGTTATGTATTAAATAAATATAATATTTTAATTGCTGGAAAAAACTAA
- a CDS encoding DNA uptake protein yields MFFNLKSKLKFLKQEQFLLVGGIIGFNYLLLINSYWSILVILGLGFILIWQQQKIYLGLLIFVIIISALCHYYLQQPSLQENNIVYGRIQKHGNGYYYLSVGWKQYFLKTTINFNLHDQICLQGYYSNIKSASNVYELNMQSFLNANNIFYQFNITKVIAVKPGNTVLAKITKFFNSYDDLTKDTLALFLFGQKANTTLVLYDYFIQLGVIHLLIVSGYHLNILFYILSKIFKRIMRRKGYYYIIYLFLFFYLYLLNFSFASVKAIILLSLSLFNAHFWNYKLTAKSKWNLSILLILLFFPYSFLGSGFWYSFTITWLFLNLNSKTKHYYFWQKLLYYNLMAFIFLLGWMLYFSYQLNFSSILFNLLLLPILSLIYLFSLIIVFIPPCYFIYQYFYLFLINYMVILNKINLIWNVGYVPVWYLLLYYILLWGIMNKSEFVNKIFRIFCILSIICYGLQPYFTSIHYSMTMLNVGNGQTIVFHDKRAWKTVLYDVGVGYGRSKQLVSNYLKWAGINWINAIFISHHHDDHNNNLPIVKKYFNVKQVIQNNTKFRTFQFGGLKFTVLHKTINDEDENNNSLVLLVKINQYQILLTGDISKKIEINLLKEQLYPITLLQVPHHGSETSSSLVFLQKIMPKVCFISGEKTKRQNYPAPIVIENLKTIRCQIYFTNGKQNLQFNIMSASAAIKLF; encoded by the coding sequence GTGTTTTTTAATTTAAAATCTAAATTAAAATTTTTAAAACAAGAACAATTTTTATTGGTGGGTGGTATTATTGGATTTAATTATTTATTATTAATTAATAGTTATTGGTCAATTTTAGTTATTTTAGGTTTAGGTTTTATTTTGATTTGACAACAACAAAAAATTTATTTAGGATTATTAATTTTTGTAATCATTATTTCAGCGTTATGTCATTATTATTTGCAACAACCAAGTTTGCAAGAGAACAACATTGTTTATGGTAGAATTCAAAAGCACGGGAATGGTTATTATTATTTGAGTGTTGGTTGAAAACAATATTTTTTAAAAACAACTATTAATTTTAATTTACATGATCAAATTTGTTTACAAGGTTATTATTCTAACATTAAATCAGCATCTAATGTGTATGAATTAAATATGCAATCGTTTTTAAATGCTAATAACATTTTTTATCAATTTAATATAACGAAAGTAATTGCTGTTAAACCTGGAAATACGGTTCTTGCTAAAATAACAAAGTTTTTTAATAGTTATGATGACCTAACAAAAGATACGCTTGCTTTATTTTTGTTTGGTCAAAAAGCAAATACAACGCTTGTTTTATATGATTATTTTATTCAATTGGGTGTTATTCATTTATTAATTGTTTCAGGCTATCATCTTAATATTTTGTTTTATATTTTAAGCAAAATTTTTAAACGAATAATGCGAAGAAAAGGTTATTATTATATAATTTACTTATTCTTATTTTTTTATTTATATTTGTTAAATTTTTCTTTTGCTAGTGTGAAAGCAATTATCTTGTTATCGTTATCACTATTTAATGCTCATTTTTGAAATTATAAATTAACAGCAAAATCAAAATGAAATTTAAGTATTTTATTAATATTATTATTTTTTCCATACAGTTTTTTAGGAAGTGGGTTTTGATATAGTTTCACAATAACATGACTATTTTTAAACTTAAATTCAAAAACAAAACATTATTATTTTTGACAGAAATTACTATACTATAATTTAATGGCGTTTATTTTTTTACTTGGATGAATGTTATATTTTAGTTATCAATTAAATTTTTCTAGTATTTTATTTAATTTGCTATTGCTTCCAATTTTATCATTAATTTATTTGTTTTCTTTAATAATTGTTTTTATTCCACCGTGCTATTTTATTTATCAATATTTTTATTTATTTTTAATCAATTATATGGTGATTTTAAATAAAATTAATTTAATTTGGAATGTTGGTTATGTCCCTGTATGATATCTTTTGTTATATTATATTCTTTTATGAGGAATAATGAATAAGAGTGAATTTGTAAATAAGATATTTAGAATATTTTGCATTCTGTCAATAATTTGCTATGGTTTACAACCATATTTTACTAGTATTCATTATTCAATGACAATGTTAAATGTTGGTAATGGTCAAACAATTGTTTTTCACGACAAGCGAGCTTGAAAAACAGTTTTATATGATGTTGGTGTGGGATATGGTCGTTCAAAACAATTAGTTAGTAATTATTTAAAATGAGCAGGTATTAATTGAATTAATGCTATTTTTATTTCTCATCACCATGATGATCATAATAATAATTTACCAATTGTAAAAAAATATTTTAATGTTAAACAAGTGATTCAAAATAATACAAAGTTTAGAACATTTCAATTTGGAGGATTAAAATTTACTGTTTTGCATAAAACAATTAATGATGAGGATGAAAACAATAATAGTTTAGTGCTTTTGGTTAAAATAAATCAATACCAAATTTTATTAACAGGTGATATTAGTAAAAAAATTGAGATAAATTTATTAAAAGAACAATTATATCCAATCACTTTGTTACAAGTGCCACATCATGGTTCAGAGACTAGTTCAAGTTTAGTATTTTTGCAGAAAATAATGCCAAAAGTTTGTTTTATTTCTGGTGAAAAGACAAAACGCCAAAATTATCCAGCACCAATAGTTATTGAAAATTTAAAAACTATTAGATGCCAAATTTATTTTACAAATGGTAAACAGAATCTTCAATTTAATATTATGTCAGCCTCAGCAGCAATTAAATTATTTTAA
- a CDS encoding DNA polymerase III subunit delta: MFLIYGEDAFLIKMQKNKILKKINPDNEYDLQEYNYLEDSLPSILNDANTIPMFSEKRVIIVNDSYFLTEEKIKAKIDNKNHLTSLMEYLAAPNPSTFIIFICPVNKLSNRLKITKQMLALTSVLKATNLSYNELIKFIDDYITKNNGTINQNLIPKIVEYLPNNLYIIKNELEKLLLINSKITMDLIENNMTKYLDTDIFKLVDDLLKNDLNSFLINYHYLQERGLNSIALLALITNSVIFTRDIIVLSALKKTPSQIAEILQIHPFRVKKISEHMHNFSINKANNIIQELFWIDYNIKKGIIRREISSDLYLIKLFDIN; this comes from the coding sequence ATGTTTTTAATATATGGAGAAGATGCTTTTTTAATTAAAATGCAAAAAAATAAAATTTTAAAAAAAATTAATCCTGATAATGAGTATGATTTACAAGAATATAATTATTTAGAAGACTCACTACCATCTATTTTGAATGATGCTAACACGATACCAATGTTTTCAGAAAAACGAGTAATAATAGTTAATGATAGTTACTTTCTTACAGAAGAAAAAATTAAGGCAAAAATAGATAATAAAAACCATTTAACAAGTTTAATGGAATATTTAGCAGCCCCAAATCCGAGTACTTTTATTATTTTTATTTGTCCAGTAAATAAGCTTAGTAATCGTTTAAAAATAACTAAGCAAATGCTAGCATTAACTAGTGTTTTAAAGGCAACAAATTTATCATATAATGAATTAATCAAGTTTATTGATGATTATATTACAAAGAATAATGGAACTATTAACCAAAATTTAATTCCTAAGATTGTTGAATATTTGCCAAATAATTTATATATTATTAAAAATGAATTAGAAAAATTGTTATTGATAAATTCAAAAATTACGATGGATTTAATTGAAAATAATATGACAAAATATTTAGATACGGATATTTTTAAATTAGTTGATGATTTACTAAAAAATGATTTAAATAGTTTTTTAATAAATTATCATTATTTACAAGAACGAGGTTTAAATAGTATTGCTTTATTAGCATTAATTACCAATAGTGTTATTTTTACAAGAGACATTATTGTTTTATCTGCTTTAAAGAAAACACCTTCACAAATTGCGGAAATTTTACAAATTCATCCTTTTCGAGTAAAAAAGATTTCAGAACATATGCATAATTTTAGTATTAATAAAGCAAATAATATTATTCAAGAATTATTTTGAATTGATTATAATATAAAAAAAGGTATAATAAGAAGAGAAATTAGTAGTGATTTGTATTTAATTAAATTATTTGATATAAATTAA
- a CDS encoding 30S ribosomal protein S20, with protein sequence MANIKSQIKRVKTNSKANLANKSFKSSVKTAIKKAEIAINAQEANASELVNTAISLVDKAVTKGIYHANKAARVKSRLMLKAH encoded by the coding sequence ATGGCTAATATTAAATCACAAATTAAAAGAGTTAAAACAAATTCAAAAGCTAACTTAGCAAATAAATCTTTTAAATCATCAGTAAAAACAGCAATCAAAAAAGCAGAAATCGCTATTAACGCACAAGAAGCAAACGCATCAGAATTAGTTAATACTGCAATTAGTTTAGTTGACAAAGCAGTTACTAAAGGAATTTATCATGCTAATAAAGCTGCTCGTGTTAAAAGCAGATTAATGCTTAAAGCACATTAA
- a CDS encoding ribose 5-phosphate isomerase: protein MKIVIGNDHTGIDMKKAIVKHLIEQKHEIINLGTDSIEAVDYPDIGQAVGERVIKEKNSVGIIICGTGIGISIAANKVKGIRAALCNETVLAKLAREHNNANVLALGARVIANQNAIWIVDMFLNTTFDSGRHTLRVEKLNNL, encoded by the coding sequence ATGAAAATTGTGATTGGGAATGATCATACAGGGATTGATATGAAAAAAGCAATTGTTAAGCATTTAATTGAACAAAAACATGAAATTATTAATTTAGGCACAGATAGTATTGAAGCGGTTGATTATCCTGATATTGGCCAAGCTGTTGGTGAAAGGGTAATTAAAGAAAAAAATAGTGTTGGGATTATAATTTGTGGAACAGGAATTGGAATTTCAATTGCGGCAAATAAAGTAAAAGGAATTCGAGCAGCATTGTGTAATGAAACAGTGCTAGCAAAATTAGCACGCGAACATAATAATGCTAATGTTTTAGCATTGGGCGCTAGAGTTATTGCAAATCAAAATGCAATTTGAATTGTTGATATGTTTTTAAATACTACTTTTGATTCTGGACGTCATACTCTTCGTGTTGAAAAACTTAATAACCTTTAG
- a CDS encoding NifU-like domain-containing protein, producing the protein MTQTNQAKDIIDNLRPYINQDGGDIEFVEVKNNIVYVRLAGACVGCGLIDSTIKDGVEQIVKQEMPDIIAVEVIM; encoded by the coding sequence ATGACACAAACAAATCAAGCAAAAGATATTATTGATAATCTACGACCTTATATCAACCAAGATGGCGGAGATATTGAATTTGTTGAAGTTAAAAATAATATTGTTTATGTTCGTTTAGCAGGAGCATGCGTTGGTTGTGGATTAATTGATTCAACAATTAAAGATGGTGTTGAACAAATTGTTAAACAAGAAATGCCGGATATTATCGCAGTAGAAGTTATTATGTAA
- a CDS encoding phosphoribosylpyrophosphate synthetase, with protein MFKGGLMEEKSFSIYGLSAGIKLADEICKILGVTRQEMETVRFADGEILVRAMNSVRGKDVYIIQSTSWPVNENLMELLIAIDALKRGSAQSINVIIPYFGYARQDRKARGRQPITCKLVANMLTTAGATRVMTVDLHSPQSMGFFDVPVDDLRSTQELVRTIVRKIEEDHLKEEVTIVSPDHGGLVRARDVANRLGNLAGNIAVIDKRRPKPNVSEVQFILGDVKDRICFIVDDMIDTAGTICNAAKALKQHGAKAVYLLACHGVFSPPAKERLTELINDGTVKKVIVTNTIDINQDRLFDGLEIISIADLISQMIKAMIEKRSLSDVYSKCNEQIKKIIEKIKK; from the coding sequence ATGTTTAAAGGAGGACTAATGGAAGAAAAAAGTTTTAGTATATATGGCCTGTCTGCTGGAATAAAATTAGCAGATGAAATTTGTAAAATTTTAGGTGTAACAAGACAAGAAATGGAAACTGTTCGTTTTGCTGATGGTGAAATTTTGGTGCGCGCAATGAATTCAGTACGGGGAAAAGATGTTTATATTATTCAGTCAACATCTTGACCAGTTAATGAAAATTTAATGGAATTATTAATTGCGATTGATGCTCTAAAACGTGGTAGTGCACAAAGCATTAATGTGATCATTCCTTATTTTGGATATGCTCGTCAAGACCGAAAAGCACGCGGTCGTCAACCAATTACATGTAAATTAGTGGCAAATATGTTAACAACAGCGGGGGCAACAAGAGTAATGACTGTTGATTTACATTCACCACAATCAATGGGATTTTTTGATGTTCCAGTTGATGATTTACGTTCAACACAAGAATTAGTAAGAACAATTGTTCGAAAAATTGAAGAAGATCATCTTAAAGAAGAAGTAACAATTGTTTCTCCAGATCATGGTGGATTAGTACGGGCACGAGATGTGGCTAATCGTTTAGGGAATTTGGCTGGGAATATTGCAGTAATTGATAAGCGCCGGCCAAAACCAAATGTTAGTGAAGTTCAATTTATTTTAGGAGATGTTAAAGACCGTATTTGTTTTATTGTTGATGATATGATTGATACGGCTGGAACAATTTGTAATGCAGCAAAAGCGTTAAAACAGCATGGGGCAAAAGCAGTTTATTTATTAGCATGTCATGGGGTATTTTCACCCCCAGCAAAAGAACGTTTAACAGAACTTATTAATGATGGGACAGTTAAAAAAGTTATTGTTACAAATACAATTGATATTAATCAAGACCGATTATTTGATGGGTTAGAAATCATTTCAATTGCTGATTTAATTTCACAAATGATTAAAGCAATGATTGAAAAACGTAGTTTATCGGATGTTTATTCAAAATGTAATGAACAAATAAAAAAAATAATTGAGAAAATAAAAAAGTAA